A genome region from Desulfobotulus mexicanus includes the following:
- a CDS encoding BMC domain-containing protein: MTALGFIETKGLTGAIEAADAMLKAADVELLEKSLAGGGLVTISVAGEVAAVKASVDAAVAAVGRIKGAILVSEHVIARPDAELERIILTKPLLSGEEFEDKGPYAPAEEPVRVPFEGAETTESADTPEVGEEAGPVSEEPEAETASFVASSVNQGAVRHDLSQLKKMNLSRLRQIAAGLKGCSMTPEEMESARKKELIEVILNAYGQEKE, encoded by the coding sequence ATGACAGCACTTGGATTCATAGAGACAAAGGGACTGACAGGAGCCATTGAGGCTGCCGACGCCATGCTTAAGGCTGCGGATGTAGAGCTTCTGGAAAAAAGCCTTGCCGGAGGAGGGCTTGTGACCATCAGCGTGGCCGGAGAGGTGGCTGCTGTAAAGGCATCCGTTGATGCGGCGGTGGCAGCGGTTGGCCGCATTAAAGGTGCCATCCTTGTTTCTGAGCATGTGATTGCCCGTCCGGATGCTGAGCTTGAACGTATTATCCTTACAAAGCCCCTTCTGTCCGGAGAAGAGTTTGAGGACAAAGGGCCGTATGCTCCGGCAGAAGAACCTGTAAGGGTTCCGTTTGAAGGGGCTGAAACCACTGAGTCTGCGGATACGCCGGAAGTGGGGGAGGAAGCAGGGCCTGTTTCCGAGGAACCCGAAGCTGAAACCGCTTCTTTTGTTGCAAGTTCTGTAAATCAGGGGGCTGTGCGCCATGATCTTTCACAGTTGAAAAAAATGAATTTGAGCAGACTGCGGCAGATTGCTGCCGGTTTGAAGGGATGTTCCATGACCCCGGAGGAAATGGAGTCTGCCCGTAAAAAAGAGCTGATAGAAGTAATCCTCAATGCTTACGGCCAGGAAAAGGAGTAA
- a CDS encoding acetaldehyde dehydrogenase (acetylating) translates to MVDRDLLSIQEARALVRCARKAQEHYALLGQERVDAIVKAIAEAAASHAESLAALAVEETGFGRVQDKKAKNLLASERLFDAIKDMKTVGVLNDDKIRKIVEIATPMGVIAGIVPSTNPTSTTIYKSIIALKSGNAIVFTPHPSAKKCIGKTVEIIRNVLKGCDVSEDLVSVMNVPSMEGSAELMKIVDLILATGGPGMVKAAYSSGTPALGVGAGNVPAFIERSANVEEAVAKIFTSKTFDNGTVCASEQAIVTEAVIADQVKAALIAQGAYFLEGEKLEKVKRVMERADGSMNPDIVGRDAGYIAGIAGIEVPYGTRLLVSDEKGIGPKHPFSKEKLTALLGFYVVNDWKEACEVCHALLKNGGIGHSLAIHSQNEDVIREFGIKKPVSRMLVNTPSTQGAVGISTSLFPSFTLGCGTVGGSATSDNVTPLNLMNIRRVAYDLGNMNCCPAASSQVAPVTSSIDINAVTALIIEQLKKMA, encoded by the coding sequence ATGGTTGATAGAGATTTGTTATCCATACAGGAAGCCCGTGCCCTTGTGCGCTGTGCCAGAAAGGCGCAGGAACATTATGCGCTGCTGGGGCAGGAGCGGGTGGACGCCATAGTAAAAGCCATTGCCGAAGCAGCAGCAAGCCATGCGGAATCACTGGCTGCACTGGCTGTGGAAGAGACGGGCTTTGGCCGGGTTCAGGATAAAAAGGCCAAGAATCTTCTTGCCAGTGAAAGGCTTTTTGATGCCATCAAAGACATGAAGACCGTTGGTGTTCTTAATGATGATAAGATCAGAAAGATTGTTGAGATTGCCACCCCCATGGGCGTGATTGCGGGGATTGTTCCTTCCACCAACCCTACATCCACCACAATTTATAAATCCATTATTGCCCTTAAGTCCGGGAATGCCATTGTCTTTACGCCCCATCCCAGTGCGAAAAAGTGCATCGGCAAAACCGTGGAGATTATCCGGAATGTACTGAAGGGCTGCGATGTGTCCGAAGATCTTGTCAGTGTCATGAATGTTCCTTCCATGGAGGGCAGTGCCGAGCTGATGAAGATTGTGGATCTGATTCTGGCCACTGGTGGTCCCGGTATGGTGAAGGCTGCCTACAGCTCCGGAACCCCCGCCCTTGGTGTTGGTGCCGGTAACGTGCCTGCCTTTATCGAAAGAAGCGCCAATGTTGAAGAGGCCGTAGCAAAAATATTTACCAGCAAAACCTTTGATAACGGTACTGTCTGTGCTTCGGAACAGGCCATTGTCACCGAGGCTGTGATAGCGGATCAGGTGAAGGCTGCACTCATTGCCCAGGGAGCCTATTTCCTTGAAGGAGAAAAACTGGAAAAGGTAAAAAGGGTCATGGAGCGGGCCGATGGCAGCATGAACCCGGATATCGTGGGCAGGGATGCGGGTTATATTGCAGGTATTGCAGGCATTGAGGTGCCATATGGTACGCGTCTTCTGGTTTCTGACGAGAAGGGTATTGGGCCTAAACATCCCTTCTCAAAAGAAAAGCTTACGGCCCTTCTGGGTTTCTATGTGGTGAATGACTGGAAAGAAGCCTGCGAAGTCTGCCACGCCCTTCTCAAAAACGGTGGTATCGGCCATTCCCTGGCCATTCACTCCCAGAACGAAGACGTGATCCGGGAGTTTGGTATAAAAAAACCCGTTTCCCGTATGCTGGTGAACACGCCTTCCACCCAGGGTGCCGTGGGAATTTCCACCAGCCTCTTTCCATCATTTACTCTGGGTTGCGGCACCGTGGGCGGCAGTGCCACTTCCGATAATGTGACCCCGCTGAACCTGATGAATATCCGTAGGGTGGCCTATGATCTTGGGAATATGAACTGCTGCCCGGCAGCATCTTCACAGGTGGCTCCTGTCACATCTTCCATTGATATCAATGCCGTAACGGCACTGATTATAGAGCAGCTGAAGAAAATGGCCTGA
- the eutM gene encoding ethanolamine utilization microcompartment protein EutM: MSSQNALGMIETKGLVGAVEAADAMVKAANVTLIGRTQVGGGLVTVMVRGDVGAVKAATDAGAAAADRVGELVSVHVIPRPHSEVEMILPKIEG; this comes from the coding sequence ATGTCCTCACAGAATGCATTGGGAATGATTGAGACCAAGGGCCTTGTTGGTGCAGTAGAAGCCGCTGATGCCATGGTAAAGGCTGCAAACGTAACCCTTATCGGACGTACCCAGGTGGGTGGCGGCCTTGTAACGGTCATGGTTCGTGGTGATGTGGGTGCGGTAAAGGCTGCAACGGATGCCGGTGCTGCCGCAGCCGACCGTGTGGGTGAATTGGTAAGTGTACACGTGATTCCCCGTCCCCACAGTGAAGTTGAAATGATTCTTCCTAAAATTGAGGGGTAA
- a CDS encoding phosphate propanoyltransferase produces MNEKAMNTILEEIIRKVLEELGGQASAMPAASAASDSPDTGDGIPVELSARHAHLSEKDAITLFGAPLTRVRDLSQPGQFLCKERVRLIGPRGVIDNVAVLGPSRDSSQVEVSITDARSLGVETPVRQSGDVAGTPGIILASQNGVVGLEEGLIVAGRHIHMAPADAARFGVSDRDRVCVRLNSQRPVVFEDVLVRVNENFSLAMHIDLDEGNGCGWTKGVIAKIVRGKGE; encoded by the coding sequence ATGAACGAGAAGGCCATGAACACAATCCTGGAAGAAATCATCCGAAAAGTGCTGGAAGAGCTGGGCGGTCAGGCATCGGCGATGCCTGCAGCATCTGCTGCATCTGACTCCCCGGATACAGGAGACGGCATTCCTGTGGAGCTTTCGGCCCGCCATGCCCATTTGAGCGAAAAGGATGCCATCACACTGTTTGGTGCTCCCCTTACCAGGGTCAGGGATCTTTCCCAGCCGGGGCAGTTTCTCTGTAAGGAGCGGGTGCGTCTCATCGGTCCCAGGGGCGTGATTGATAATGTGGCGGTTCTCGGACCTTCGAGGGACAGCTCGCAGGTGGAAGTTTCCATCACTGATGCCCGCAGCCTTGGGGTTGAAACCCCCGTGCGTCAGTCCGGTGATGTGGCCGGAACGCCCGGCATTATTCTGGCATCCCAGAACGGGGTTGTGGGTCTGGAAGAAGGGCTTATTGTGGCAGGCCGTCATATCCATATGGCTCCGGCGGATGCCGCACGTTTCGGTGTTTCAGATAGGGACAGGGTATGTGTGCGCCTGAACAGCCAGCGTCCTGTTGTTTTTGAGGATGTTCTTGTCCGTGTGAATGAAAACTTCAGCCTTGCCATGCACATTGATCTGGATGAGGGTAATGGCTGTGGCTGGACTAAGGGTGTCATTGCAAAAATTGTCAGAGGAAAAGGGGAGTGA
- the eutJ gene encoding ethanolamine utilization protein EutJ: protein MIVDFTAIDQKISDLENCIATTVPVTADEPLLVGVDLGTAYIVVVVLNGSREPLACAMEFAQVIKDGLVVDYIGATQIVRRLVGQLEERLGRSLEKAAIAVPPGTGEKDCKTHGYVVEGAGLEVVTVLDEPTAANAVLGVRNGVIVDIGGGTTGLSVIEDGQVVYVADEATGGTHLSLVLAGNYRISFEEAEELKKNRERQGEILSVVRPVIQKMASIVKRHIEGRDISAIYLVGGTCCLKDMEKVMEKETGIPVYKPANPFLVTPMGIAMNCGV, encoded by the coding sequence GTGATCGTGGACTTTACGGCCATAGATCAGAAAATCAGCGACCTTGAGAACTGCATTGCCACAACGGTTCCCGTTACAGCGGACGAGCCCCTCCTTGTGGGAGTGGATCTGGGTACGGCCTATATTGTTGTGGTGGTGCTCAATGGCAGCAGGGAACCCCTTGCCTGTGCCATGGAGTTTGCTCAGGTGATAAAAGACGGCCTTGTGGTGGATTATATCGGAGCAACTCAGATAGTCCGCAGGCTTGTGGGGCAGCTGGAAGAAAGGCTGGGCCGTTCCCTTGAGAAGGCGGCCATTGCCGTGCCTCCGGGAACCGGAGAAAAGGACTGTAAAACCCATGGCTACGTTGTGGAGGGTGCAGGTCTGGAAGTGGTGACTGTGCTGGATGAGCCCACGGCGGCCAATGCAGTTCTTGGTGTCCGTAATGGGGTGATTGTGGATATAGGCGGCGGTACCACGGGTCTTTCGGTCATTGAGGACGGACAGGTGGTGTATGTGGCCGATGAGGCCACGGGCGGTACCCATCTTTCTCTGGTACTGGCTGGCAATTACAGGATTTCCTTTGAAGAGGCCGAGGAGCTGAAAAAAAACAGGGAGCGTCAGGGAGAAATTCTTTCCGTGGTGCGTCCGGTCATCCAGAAAATGGCTTCCATTGTGAAAAGACATATCGAAGGAAGGGATATTTCCGCCATCTACCTTGTGGGCGGAACCTGCTGTCTCAAAGATATGGAAAAGGTGATGGAAAAGGAAACGGGCATACCCGTGTACAAACCGGCTAACCCCTTTCTTGTCACGCCCATGGGCATTGCCATGAACTGCGGCGTTTAA
- a CDS encoding EutN/CcmL family microcompartment protein, whose protein sequence is MIIAEVIGNVWATRKEDTLNGLKLMVVRRMDAGVPGLQESFVAVDCVGAGIGERVLVVTGSSARKALHNQESPVDATIVGIIDEVEVR, encoded by the coding sequence ATGATAATAGCAGAAGTGATAGGAAATGTATGGGCCACACGCAAAGAGGATACCTTAAACGGGCTTAAGCTGATGGTTGTCCGGAGAATGGATGCGGGAGTTCCGGGGCTTCAGGAGAGTTTTGTGGCCGTGGACTGTGTGGGGGCTGGCATTGGTGAGCGGGTGCTGGTGGTGACGGGCAGTTCTGCAAGAAAGGCCCTGCATAATCAGGAATCTCCCGTGGATGCCACCATTGTGGGCATTATTGATGAAGTGGAAGTCCGTTAG
- a CDS encoding BMC domain-containing protein, with protein sequence MDTLGIVEVKSIAAGVELADGMMKAADVELIRAATICSGRYMIYVAGERDAVASSVKLAEDSGRALAGSFIISNVSDQVLAVLKRGEMAEKGSALAVIECRNVSSGVAAADISVKRSAVRLVRMVTGQGINGKSYFVLSGDLASVEEATEAAKSALKKNLVEAVVIPNPDASVLKALTSVMR encoded by the coding sequence GTGGATACACTGGGTATCGTGGAAGTAAAAAGCATTGCCGCAGGCGTTGAGCTGGCCGATGGAATGATGAAGGCTGCGGATGTGGAGCTGATCCGTGCAGCTACCATCTGTTCAGGCCGGTACATGATCTATGTGGCAGGTGAGCGCGATGCCGTGGCAAGTTCTGTAAAACTGGCCGAAGATTCAGGCCGGGCTCTGGCGGGGAGCTTTATCATTTCCAATGTATCTGATCAGGTTCTGGCTGTACTGAAAAGGGGCGAGATGGCAGAAAAAGGTTCTGCCCTTGCTGTCATTGAGTGTCGGAATGTATCTTCCGGCGTGGCTGCGGCGGATATTTCCGTGAAACGATCTGCCGTTCGTCTGGTACGCATGGTAACAGGTCAGGGTATTAACGGAAAATCATATTTTGTACTGAGCGGAGACCTGGCTTCCGTGGAGGAAGCCACAGAGGCTGCAAAGTCCGCACTGAAAAAAAACCTTGTCGAGGCCGTTGTCATCCCCAATCCGGACGCCTCGGTGCTTAAGGCGCTGACCAGCGTAATGAGGTAA
- the eutM gene encoding ethanolamine utilization microcompartment protein EutM, which produces MNALGMVETKGLVGAVEAADAMVKAANVVLIGREQVGSGLVTVMVRGDVGAVKAATDAGAAAADRVGELVSVHVIPRPHSDVERILPKGPAV; this is translated from the coding sequence ATGAATGCACTTGGAATGGTGGAAACCAAAGGTCTTGTGGGAGCCGTTGAAGCAGCCGATGCCATGGTAAAGGCGGCCAATGTGGTTCTGATTGGCCGTGAACAGGTGGGCAGTGGTCTTGTTACTGTTATGGTGCGGGGGGATGTGGGTGCCGTTAAAGCTGCAACGGATGCAGGAGCTGCCGCTGCAGACCGGGTCGGTGAGCTTGTGAGCGTGCATGTGATTCCCCGCCCCCACAGCGATGTGGAAAGGATTCTTCCCAAGGGCCCTGCTGTTTAG
- a CDS encoding 1-propanol dehydrogenase PduQ — protein sequence MTQFNGRTKICYGSDAIETLEKLPSKRAFIVTDPFMVKTGFADRIKSHLDRAGISHQVFDGVEPDPSLETVTRGTLHLLQSQSDLVIALGGGSAIDAAKAILFFAHKAGQEKEKPMLVAIPTTSGTGSEVTAISVITDTANGVKIPLNDELLIPDMAILDARFTRTVPPGVTAVTGMDVLTHAIEAYTSRQSSAFTTIYSEYAIKYVFRYLFRAYQCGDDMEAREMMLLASCMAGMAFNNSGLGITHSMAHSLGGLFHVPHGRANAVLLPYVIRFNSFDVGVRYREIAEMLGLAAHTVEEGTTSLISAVRSMNESMGIPNRIRDLNIEEHLFRKNLDTMASHAMEDACTKGNPRLPSHGDIRGLLEQAW from the coding sequence GTGACACAGTTTAATGGAAGAACTAAAATCTGCTATGGATCCGATGCCATCGAGACCCTTGAGAAGCTGCCGTCAAAACGGGCTTTTATTGTCACAGACCCTTTTATGGTCAAGACCGGTTTTGCAGACAGAATTAAAAGCCATCTGGATCGGGCAGGGATCAGCCATCAGGTCTTTGACGGGGTGGAGCCTGATCCTTCTTTGGAGACGGTGACCCGGGGAACCCTTCATCTCCTTCAGAGTCAGTCGGATCTGGTGATTGCTCTGGGTGGAGGCTCGGCCATTGATGCGGCCAAGGCCATTCTCTTTTTTGCCCATAAAGCCGGTCAGGAAAAGGAAAAGCCCATGCTGGTGGCCATTCCCACCACCAGTGGCACAGGCTCTGAGGTAACGGCCATTTCTGTGATCACGGACACGGCCAATGGCGTAAAAATTCCCCTGAATGATGAACTTCTCATTCCGGATATGGCCATTCTCGATGCCCGTTTTACCCGCACCGTGCCGCCCGGTGTCACCGCTGTTACGGGAATGGATGTGCTGACCCATGCCATTGAAGCCTATACTTCACGTCAGTCCAGTGCATTCACCACCATTTATTCGGAATATGCCATCAAGTATGTGTTCCGCTATCTTTTCCGGGCCTATCAGTGCGGGGATGACATGGAAGCAAGGGAGATGATGCTCCTTGCCTCCTGCATGGCGGGCATGGCCTTTAATAACAGCGGCCTTGGTATTACCCACAGCATGGCCCACAGTCTGGGCGGACTTTTCCATGTTCCCCATGGAAGAGCCAATGCGGTGCTGCTCCCCTATGTGATCCGGTTCAACAGTTTTGATGTGGGGGTACGGTACAGGGAAATTGCTGAAATGCTTGGACTGGCTGCCCATACGGTGGAAGAGGGTACCACCAGCCTCATATCGGCGGTACGCAGCATGAATGAATCCATGGGGATTCCCAACAGAATCAGGGATTTGAATATAGAAGAACATCTGTTCCGGAAAAATCTGGACACCATGGCCTCCCATGCCATGGAAGATGCCTGCACAAAGGGGAATCCGAGACTGCCATCCCATGGAGATATCCGGGGTCTGCTGGAACAGGCCTGGTAA
- a CDS encoding 4Fe-4S dicluster domain-containing protein: protein MREQIVEKIKNAGVVGAGGAGFPTHVKVNADVDTVLVNGASCEPLLMSDPYLMEEELATMIRGLETVLDSTGAKKGIICLKGKHEKAMAAVRKAVAENGSGRLAAFELKDFYPAGDEQVLVREVLGRTVPEGGIPLQVGVVVSNVESLYNVALAMDDQPLVDRYVTVTGEVKRHMVVKVPVGSLVSDLIAFAGGPTISDFRVVDGGPMMGRVLPDMDQPVTKTTSGLIVLPPDHTVVARKIMDPERVRKITNSICCQCSQCTDLCPRNLLGHSLNPHKLMRVLASGELGSDAAREALLCSECGICEKFACPMMVSPREVNAQIKKVLMKEGIRWQGSGREPVNHPFRESRYIPTKRLMMRLNVMQYDTHPGLVTGFVPSLVKIPLHQHIGAPAICLVAEGDRVKRGDLIGEIPEKALGARIHASIDGVVKSTAAGVVTIAA, encoded by the coding sequence ATGAGAGAACAGATTGTTGAAAAAATAAAAAATGCCGGGGTTGTGGGGGCTGGCGGTGCCGGTTTCCCCACCCATGTGAAGGTGAATGCGGATGTGGACACGGTACTGGTCAATGGTGCTTCCTGTGAGCCTTTGCTCATGAGTGATCCCTACCTCATGGAAGAAGAGCTTGCCACCATGATCCGGGGCCTTGAAACTGTACTGGACAGCACCGGGGCCAAAAAGGGGATCATTTGCCTGAAGGGCAAACATGAAAAGGCCATGGCTGCCGTAAGAAAAGCTGTGGCAGAAAATGGTTCCGGTCGCCTTGCTGCATTTGAGCTTAAGGATTTTTATCCGGCAGGGGATGAGCAGGTACTGGTCCGGGAGGTTCTGGGCAGGACCGTGCCCGAAGGCGGCATTCCCCTTCAGGTGGGTGTTGTGGTCAGCAATGTGGAATCCCTTTATAATGTTGCCCTTGCCATGGACGATCAGCCCCTTGTGGATCGTTACGTCACCGTTACCGGTGAGGTGAAGCGTCATATGGTGGTGAAGGTTCCCGTGGGCAGCCTTGTTTCTGATCTGATTGCCTTTGCAGGCGGTCCCACTATTTCCGATTTCAGGGTGGTGGATGGCGGTCCCATGATGGGCCGGGTGCTGCCGGACATGGATCAGCCCGTGACCAAGACCACCAGCGGACTAATTGTGCTGCCTCCGGACCATACGGTGGTGGCCAGAAAAATCATGGATCCTGAAAGGGTGCGCAAAATCACCAACAGCATATGCTGTCAGTGTTCCCAGTGTACGGATCTTTGTCCCCGCAATCTGCTGGGGCATTCCCTGAATCCCCATAAACTGATGCGGGTGCTGGCTTCCGGCGAGCTTGGCAGTGACGCGGCCCGTGAGGCGCTTCTCTGCTCCGAGTGCGGGATCTGTGAAAAATTCGCCTGCCCCATGATGGTTTCACCGAGGGAAGTGAACGCCCAGATCAAAAAAGTTCTGATGAAGGAAGGTATCCGCTGGCAGGGCTCCGGGAGGGAACCTGTGAACCATCCTTTCCGGGAAAGCCGCTATATACCCACCAAGCGTCTCATGATGCGCCTGAATGTCATGCAGTATGACACCCATCCGGGTCTGGTGACTGGCTTTGTGCCTTCCCTTGTTAAAATTCCTCTGCATCAGCATATCGGAGCCCCGGCCATTTGTCTTGTGGCCGAAGGGGACAGGGTGAAGCGGGGAGATCTCATCGGAGAGATTCCTGAAAAGGCTCTGGGTGCCAGAATCCATGCCAGTATAGATGGCGTGGTGAAAAGCACTGCAGCAGGTGTGGTAACCATTGCCGCCTGA
- a CDS encoding BMC domain-containing protein, which translates to MDLRTIGCVELNSIALGMHTADEMVKAAEVKLVLARPTCPGRYLIMVAGDTGAVKSSVETGLEIGGEMIIDWFVLPNVHSAVIPALNGTGLRASIDALGVIETFTTASCILAADAAAKAGQVDLLEIRFAAGLAGKSFVTMTGDVGSVRSSVTAGVEGVGDSGPVYSHVVIPSPSSDLKAHLL; encoded by the coding sequence ATGGATTTAAGAACTATAGGTTGTGTGGAACTGAACAGCATTGCCCTGGGCATGCACACCGCCGATGAAATGGTTAAGGCCGCAGAGGTGAAACTTGTGCTGGCACGTCCCACCTGCCCCGGTCGCTATCTTATTATGGTTGCGGGGGATACGGGGGCTGTGAAAAGCTCCGTGGAAACTGGCCTTGAAATTGGCGGGGAGATGATCATCGACTGGTTTGTTCTGCCCAATGTCCACAGTGCTGTGATTCCAGCCCTCAACGGAACCGGGCTGCGGGCCTCCATCGACGCTCTGGGCGTCATCGAAACCTTTACCACGGCCTCCTGCATTCTGGCCGCCGATGCCGCAGCCAAGGCGGGGCAGGTGGATCTCCTTGAAATCCGTTTTGCAGCGGGTCTTGCCGGTAAATCCTTTGTGACCATGACCGGTGATGTGGGATCTGTGAGATCTTCCGTCACCGCTGGTGTGGAAGGTGTGGGAGATTCCGGACCCGTTTACAGCCATGTGGTAATCCCTTCGCCCAGTTCGGATCTTAAGGCCCACCTTCTGTAA
- a CDS encoding BMC domain-containing protein, whose translation MVMADEPKQRVIQEYVPGKQVTLAHVIASPHKSIYLKLGLDDDAGDAIGILTITPSEGVIIAADIATKAASVDIGFLDRFGGSLVIVGDVASVEAALRAVLHYFDEVLHYASVDMTRS comes from the coding sequence ATGGTGATGGCCGATGAACCTAAACAGCGGGTCATTCAGGAATATGTTCCGGGAAAACAGGTAACACTGGCCCATGTGATAGCAAGCCCCCATAAGAGCATTTATCTGAAGCTTGGTCTTGATGATGATGCAGGGGACGCCATTGGCATTCTAACCATAACCCCCAGTGAGGGCGTTATCATCGCAGCGGACATTGCCACCAAGGCAGCTTCCGTGGACATTGGCTTTCTGGACCGCTTTGGTGGCTCCCTTGTGATCGTGGGGGATGTGGCCAGTGTGGAGGCTGCCTTAAGGGCCGTTCTCCATTATTTTGACGAAGTACTGCATTACGCATCCGTTGACATGACACGCTCATGA